The Bacillus carboniphilus genome contains a region encoding:
- a CDS encoding IS701 family transposase produces the protein MAFTTLSKPSMNHLVSMIDGMLSFGFTGKISQIHALSFCKKHRTTLSYFLNKGAWDENFLNEISKQKTTQTIHKNAKTKKEPVFLLFDDTIGQKTKPSSQAQSPIESCQYHFCHKERKPVYGHQVVGMMMQSGDLAYPYDFALYNQSKEKSKIQMAVDMIDSYVKRTVSTYILCDSWYTSKRIIEAGLGKGIHTIGALRSNRIFFPKGERKQIKQFVPDISMEETDLVTVGDETYRVYRYEGKLNDLELGVVLLCFKEGEPMEPKNVRSFLCTDIQLSTKKILDYYSKRWSIETYFKQIKGSLGFDGYQIRSEKAILRYWTILNFTYIFASLLKGTKFFEALHEIRNQKFGSIIRFVYDQATKGEELEKIKKELLVA, from the coding sequence ATGGCGTTTACCACTTTATCCAAGCCGTCTATGAACCATCTTGTTTCTATGATTGATGGGATGCTGAGTTTCGGTTTCACAGGAAAGATATCGCAAATTCATGCGCTAAGCTTTTGTAAAAAACATCGTACAACATTAAGCTATTTTTTAAATAAAGGTGCTTGGGACGAAAACTTTTTAAATGAAATTTCCAAACAAAAAACCACCCAAACCATTCATAAAAATGCGAAAACAAAGAAGGAACCTGTATTCCTTCTTTTTGATGACACAATCGGACAAAAGACCAAACCTTCGTCACAGGCTCAGTCTCCTATTGAATCTTGTCAGTACCATTTTTGTCACAAAGAAAGAAAACCTGTTTACGGACATCAAGTCGTTGGAATGATGATGCAAAGCGGGGATTTAGCCTATCCCTATGATTTCGCCCTATATAACCAATCGAAAGAAAAGAGTAAAATTCAAATGGCCGTTGATATGATTGACTCTTATGTAAAGCGAACTGTATCAACTTATATTCTTTGTGATAGTTGGTATACCTCTAAACGTATCATTGAAGCTGGACTAGGGAAAGGAATTCATACGATAGGAGCTCTTAGAAGCAATCGCATCTTTTTTCCAAAAGGCGAGCGAAAACAAATCAAACAGTTTGTTCCTGATATTTCAATGGAAGAAACCGACCTTGTGACCGTTGGTGATGAAACCTATCGAGTCTATCGTTACGAAGGAAAACTGAATGATTTAGAGCTTGGTGTTGTATTGCTTTGCTTCAAAGAAGGCGAACCAATGGAGCCTAAAAACGTACGCAGCTTCCTATGTACAGATATACAGCTATCCACAAAGAAAATCTTAGACTACTACTCCAAACGATGGTCAATTGAAACGTATTTTAAACAAATAAAAGGATCGTTAGGTTTTGATGGATATCAGATTCGCAGTGAAAAAGCGATCTTGAGATATTGGACAATTTTAAACTTCACCTATATTTTCGCAAGCCTTTTAAAAGGCACAAAATTTTTCGAAGCTCTCCATGAAATCAGGAATCAAAAGTTTGGTAGCATCATTAGGTTTGTATATGATCAAGCAACTAAAGGAGAAGAACTTGAAAAGATTAAAAAAGAGCTTTTAGTTGCCTAG
- a CDS encoding sugar transferase, with product MMISKGNIYKRFIKRPTDFILSLIAVIVLSPVILFVALLVRTKLGSPVLFKQKRPGFNEKIFMMYKFRTMTDERDEHGELLPDSVRLTKFGRFLRSTSLDELPELFNILKGDMAIIGPRPLLVQYLPLYNEYQKRRHEVRPGLSGLAQVSGRNTISWEEKFDLDVKYVESVSFINDWKIIFSTIKKVFVREGINSEAAATMEPFKGTRKERRMKL from the coding sequence ATGATGATCTCTAAAGGAAATATTTATAAAAGGTTTATAAAAAGACCAACGGACTTCATATTATCTTTAATTGCAGTTATCGTTCTAAGTCCAGTAATTTTATTTGTTGCTTTACTTGTAAGAACGAAGTTAGGTAGTCCAGTTCTATTTAAGCAAAAGCGACCTGGATTTAATGAAAAGATTTTTATGATGTATAAATTTAGAACGATGACTGATGAAAGAGACGAGCACGGAGAGTTATTACCAGATAGTGTTAGGTTAACGAAGTTTGGAAGGTTCCTGCGTTCGACATCTCTTGATGAACTTCCAGAACTTTTTAATATCCTTAAGGGAGATATGGCAATTATAGGTCCGAGACCATTACTGGTTCAGTATCTTCCTTTATATAATGAATATCAAAAACGAAGACATGAAGTAAGACCGGGGTTATCTGGTTTGGCTCAGGTTAGTGGAAGAAATACGATTAGTTGGGAAGAAAAATTTGATTTAGATGTGAAATATGTTGAAAGTGTAAGTTTTATAAATGATTGGAAGATTATTTTTTCTACAATTAAAAAGGTTTTTGTTAGAGAAGGAATTAACTCAGAGGCTGCGGCGACAATGGAACCTTTTAAGGGGACAAGGAAAGAAAGAAGAATGAAACTATGA
- a CDS encoding glycosyltransferase, producing MRLVFAHDHIFHKFNNQYYSTGGLSKEMLERYTAVFDEVIVISRQKHIKTYNDKLTLASTKNVKFVEIPNFKSIDNSPKIFKAKKIIYDEVLSSDSLIARLPSSIGELAVYADKKNNKPYLVEVVACPWDAFWNHSFKGKVIAPFKYFKTKKLVREASYSIYVTNQFLQGRYPTNGKVENCSNVALKEFDDYILDIRLKKIQELNQENRLVIGTTAAINVRYKGQQYIIEALGKLKKQGNTKFEYQLVGGGDSSFLRSVAEKNDVTDQVKFIGSLSHNKVFEWLDTIDIYAQPSRQEGLPRGLIEAMSRALPAFGANTAGIPELLENEYIFSNTRKNINEICLILDKFDKKSMFETSKRNYLESKNYDKKIIEKRRNKFLKEFGAIEKK from the coding sequence ATGAGGCTTGTATTTGCACATGACCATATTTTTCATAAGTTTAATAACCAATATTATAGTACGGGTGGACTTTCTAAGGAAATGTTAGAAAGATATACTGCTGTGTTTGATGAGGTAATAGTTATAAGCAGACAGAAGCATATCAAAACATATAACGATAAACTCACACTTGCTTCTACCAAGAATGTTAAATTTGTAGAAATTCCAAATTTTAAATCGATTGATAATTCCCCAAAGATATTTAAAGCAAAAAAAATTATTTATGATGAGGTTTTAAGTAGTGATTCGCTAATAGCAAGGCTCCCGAGTTCTATAGGTGAATTAGCAGTTTATGCAGATAAAAAAAACAATAAGCCCTATTTAGTAGAAGTTGTTGCTTGTCCATGGGACGCATTTTGGAATCATAGCTTTAAAGGAAAGGTAATAGCTCCATTTAAGTATTTTAAGACAAAGAAATTGGTCCGAGAAGCAAGTTATTCAATATATGTTACAAATCAATTTTTGCAGGGAAGATACCCCACTAATGGAAAGGTTGAAAATTGTTCTAACGTGGCATTAAAAGAATTTGATGACTATATACTAGATATACGTCTTAAAAAAATACAGGAGCTTAATCAAGAAAACAGATTAGTAATTGGTACTACGGCAGCGATAAATGTGAGGTATAAGGGACAACAGTATATTATTGAAGCACTAGGTAAGTTGAAGAAGCAAGGAAATACAAAATTTGAATACCAGTTAGTGGGTGGAGGAGATTCAAGTTTTTTGAGATCTGTCGCTGAGAAAAATGATGTAACTGATCAGGTAAAGTTTATAGGTTCTTTATCACATAATAAAGTATTTGAGTGGTTAGATACAATTGATATTTATGCCCAACCAAGTCGGCAGGAAGGCTTGCCGCGTGGGTTAATTGAAGCTATGAGTAGGGCGTTACCTGCATTTGGAGCTAATACTGCAGGGATTCCTGAACTACTAGAAAATGAATATATTTTTAGTAATACAAGAAAAAATATAAATGAGATTTGTTTGATATTAGACAAGTTTGATAAAAAAAGCATGTTCGAAACATCTAAACGAAATTACTTGGAATCAAAAAACTATGATAAAAAAATAATCGAAAAGCGTAGGAATAAATTTTTAAAAGAGTTTGGTGCTATTGAGAAAAAATAA
- a CDS encoding glycosyltransferase family 1 protein, with translation MSREVLEKKIKVLHVVGAMNAAGLETLIMNIYRNIDRSKIQFDFVVQTTEKCFYDDEIIEMGGRIISHPKPKKGLRRYKDALEKTIKEYGPYDAIHSHVLFFSGVVLPVAKKQNIPIRIAHSHNTSDSKTDSILRKIYRQFMRKEILKNSTHLIGCSKEAGEYVFGNSPVKLGAAKHFPNAIDLTKYKNLSKDKSYLIKELEISTDATIIGHIGRFTRQKNHVFIIEIFSAFLKEDPNAHLVLVGDGDERDNIVKLVHEKRLGNNVHFLGLRKDIEYILSSIDVFLFPSLYEGLGIVLVEAQAAGVPCVISKQIPVEADLDIGLVKSLNLSDGTQSWISAIKESMIIDTPKWDNLELALIDCGYDINASSQRLLNIYCGDE, from the coding sequence TTGTCAAGAGAGGTGTTGGAGAAAAAGATTAAAGTATTACATGTAGTAGGTGCCATGAATGCAGCAGGTTTAGAAACACTTATAATGAATATTTATAGAAATATTGATCGTTCAAAAATTCAGTTTGATTTTGTTGTACAAACAACAGAAAAATGCTTTTATGATGATGAAATAATAGAAATGGGTGGCCGTATAATATCGCACCCTAAACCGAAGAAAGGTTTACGAAGGTACAAAGATGCACTAGAAAAAACAATTAAAGAGTATGGTCCATACGATGCTATTCATAGCCACGTTTTGTTTTTCAGTGGTGTAGTATTACCTGTCGCCAAAAAACAAAATATACCTATAAGAATAGCTCACAGTCATAATACTAGCGACAGTAAAACTGATTCTATTTTGCGAAAAATTTATAGACAATTCATGAGAAAAGAAATCTTGAAAAATTCCACACATTTGATAGGCTGTTCAAAAGAAGCAGGTGAATATGTTTTTGGTAATTCACCAGTTAAATTAGGGGCTGCAAAACATTTTCCTAATGCAATTGATTTAACAAAATATAAAAATTTAAGTAAAGATAAAAGTTATCTTATAAAGGAACTTGAGATATCAACTGATGCCACAATTATAGGGCATATAGGTCGATTTACAAGACAAAAAAATCATGTTTTTATTATAGAGATATTCTCTGCTTTTCTAAAGGAAGACCCAAATGCACACCTTGTATTAGTTGGTGATGGGGATGAGCGAGACAATATAGTAAAACTGGTTCATGAAAAGAGATTGGGAAATAACGTACACTTCTTAGGTCTAAGAAAAGATATTGAATATATATTATCTTCAATTGATGTTTTTCTTTTCCCATCTTTATATGAAGGACTAGGTATCGTGTTAGTTGAAGCACAAGCAGCAGGGGTGCCATGTGTTATATCTAAGCAGATTCCTGTTGAGGCAGATTTGGATATTGGATTAGTTAAAAGTCTAAATCTTTCTGATGGAACACAAAGTTGGATTAGTGCTATAAAAGAGTCGATGATTATAGATACGCCAAAATGGGACAACTTAGAACTAGCTTTAATAGATTGCGGATATGATATTAATGCAAGTTCGCAGAGGTTACTAAATATATATTGTGGTGATGAGTAA
- a CDS encoding acyltransferase gives MKRKREVIEKLSGIINIVIMLSKIFPKSFYLFLLKFTRHHDNYIAMFIRYICLKNIAKNCGENVAVFSGVYLHRVHQLELGDNVSIHPMCYINASGGIKIGNDVSIAHGTTILSEEHKFSSIELNIRDQGCELKQTVIDNNVWIGAGCRILAGCKINSGSIVAAGAVVKNEVRKNVIVGGVPAKIIKERK, from the coding sequence ATGAAAAGAAAAAGAGAAGTCATTGAAAAACTCTCTGGCATAATTAATATTGTTATAATGTTATCGAAAATTTTTCCTAAAAGCTTTTATCTTTTTTTATTAAAGTTTACAAGACATCATGATAACTACATAGCAATGTTTATAAGATATATATGTTTAAAAAATATCGCTAAAAATTGTGGTGAAAATGTTGCTGTTTTTTCAGGAGTATATCTTCATAGGGTTCACCAACTTGAGCTAGGTGATAATGTGAGTATTCACCCAATGTGTTATATCAATGCTTCGGGTGGAATAAAGATTGGAAATGATGTTTCTATAGCACACGGTACTACAATTTTATCTGAAGAACATAAGTTCTCAAGTATAGAATTAAATATTAGAGACCAGGGATGTGAACTGAAACAAACAGTAATAGATAATAATGTCTGGATAGGAGCAGGTTGTAGAATACTAGCTGGATGTAAAATTAATTCAGGTAGTATTGTTGCGGCAGGAGCTGTCGTGAAAAACGAAGTTCGAAAAAATGTAATAGTAGGAGGAGTTCCTGCGAAAATTATCAAGGAAAGGAAATAG
- a CDS encoding EpsG family protein yields MVASYLIYIFTVFFAVLFAALAQRYSSLDKEGKKIPNSLFLWLSMLIMIYIIGFRDMSVGVDGLNYYRNYIIANNIDIISYYQTYYTEPGFYLLYRISYILGDVQWLFILSAAITIFFFYKALSYEIDKINFTLAIFIFATTQYFYYFGIMRMGIAVSIVVFAYRYIIEGRKKKFIMFVLFATMFHYSALFSVALLFLSKNDKNLFKKSNLLKLATVIPVGLLSVKYLIFPFITIGRYQAYIESSGVIGTSFISSLPFLGLFLLHYNKLSKESANLQFYFFLFVIKVLTEIFAPLIGIGRMVWYVNLSICFLFPATIRLNKDKGVKAILLLLLISYCLIYSYYAYFGDSFRGEHMLPYKNVLFNLEE; encoded by the coding sequence GTGGTAGCATCATATTTAATTTATATTTTTACTGTTTTTTTTGCAGTGTTATTTGCAGCATTGGCGCAGAGGTATTCATCGCTAGACAAAGAAGGTAAAAAAATCCCTAATTCTTTATTCTTATGGTTATCTATGTTAATCATGATCTATATTATAGGATTTAGAGATATGAGTGTTGGAGTCGATGGTTTAAATTATTATCGTAATTATATAATTGCAAATAATATCGATATAATTTCTTACTACCAAACATATTATACTGAACCTGGCTTCTATTTATTGTACAGAATTTCCTATATTTTGGGTGATGTACAATGGTTATTTATTTTGTCAGCTGCAATAACAATTTTCTTTTTTTATAAGGCTCTTAGTTACGAAATTGATAAAATAAATTTTACTCTAGCAATTTTTATTTTTGCAACAACACAATACTTCTACTACTTTGGAATAATGAGAATGGGAATTGCCGTTTCTATAGTAGTTTTTGCTTATAGGTATATTATTGAGGGGCGAAAAAAAAAGTTTATTATGTTTGTTCTTTTTGCAACAATGTTTCACTACTCTGCTTTATTTAGTGTGGCTTTATTATTTTTAAGTAAAAATGATAAAAATCTATTTAAAAAATCAAATTTATTAAAACTAGCTACTGTAATACCAGTTGGTTTATTATCGGTTAAGTATCTAATATTCCCTTTTATAACGATCGGCCGCTATCAGGCTTATATTGAATCATCTGGAGTAATTGGAACAAGTTTTATCAGTTCATTGCCTTTTTTGGGATTATTTCTTCTCCATTATAATAAGTTAAGTAAAGAAAGCGCAAATCTTCAATTTTATTTCTTTCTTTTTGTTATAAAGGTACTTACAGAGATTTTTGCACCTTTAATAGGGATAGGAAGAATGGTGTGGTATGTAAATTTGAGCATTTGCTTTTTGTTCCCTGCTACAATTCGATTAAATAAAGATAAAGGAGTAAAAGCAATATTACTTTTGTTATTGATATCTTATTGTTTGATATATAGCTATTATGCTTATTTTGGTGACTCATTTAGAGGGGAGCACATGCTTCCTTACAAAAATGTTTTATTTAACTTAGAGGAATAA
- a CDS encoding glycosyltransferase family 4 protein gives MMKILVLANFGMGLYNFRKELLEKLIEQNHEVFISLPNDEEYVPKLERMGCNFINTPISRRGTNPITDFKLLLNYKKVIRSIKPDLVLTYTIKPNIYGGLACRLANVSYLVNITGLGTAVENGGILQKVTLLLYKTALKKAKCVFFQNESNMNFLTKKKVIKGKYKVLPGSGVNLSHYALFDYPSDNTTINFLFISRVMKEKGIDQYLDAAGYIKKRYPNTAFHIIGFCEDVYEEKLFELQEKGIIIYHGKQSDIRTFHKISHCTIHPTYYPEGMSNVLLESAACGRPIITTDRSGCKEIVYDGINGFIIKEKDTQGLIDKIGYFLTLTNEQKVKMGLAGRRKVEKSFDRQIVVDAYIEEINNG, from the coding sequence ATTATGAAGATCTTAGTATTAGCTAATTTCGGTATGGGATTATATAACTTTAGAAAAGAACTATTAGAAAAGTTGATTGAACAGAATCATGAGGTTTTTATTTCTTTACCAAATGACGAAGAGTATGTACCGAAATTAGAAAGAATGGGTTGTAATTTTATAAATACACCAATAAGTAGAAGAGGGACCAATCCAATAACCGATTTTAAATTATTATTGAATTACAAAAAGGTGATTAGAAGTATTAAACCTGATTTGGTTTTAACATATACTATCAAGCCTAATATTTATGGTGGATTAGCCTGTAGGTTAGCAAATGTGTCTTATCTTGTAAATATTACTGGATTAGGAACTGCTGTTGAAAATGGGGGTATATTGCAAAAGGTCACTCTACTGTTATATAAAACAGCCTTAAAAAAAGCAAAGTGTGTCTTTTTTCAAAATGAAAGTAACATGAATTTTCTAACTAAGAAAAAAGTGATTAAAGGGAAATATAAAGTGTTACCCGGCTCCGGCGTGAACCTAAGTCATTATGCGCTATTCGATTATCCATCAGACAATACTACTATTAATTTTCTTTTTATTTCACGCGTGATGAAAGAAAAAGGAATTGATCAATATTTAGATGCTGCAGGTTATATTAAAAAAAGATATCCAAATACTGCTTTTCATATTATAGGATTTTGTGAAGACGTATATGAAGAAAAACTTTTTGAATTGCAAGAGAAAGGGATTATAATATATCACGGAAAACAAAGTGATATAAGAACCTTCCACAAAATTTCACATTGTACAATTCACCCTACCTATTATCCAGAGGGTATGTCCAATGTTTTGCTTGAAAGTGCAGCTTGTGGTAGGCCAATTATTACAACTGATCGCAGTGGCTGTAAAGAAATAGTCTATGATGGTATTAATGGTTTTATTATAAAAGAGAAGGATACCCAAGGTTTAATAGATAAGATAGGATATTTCCTAACATTAACTAATGAACAAAAAGTGAAAATGGGGCTAGCTGGTAGGAGAAAGGTTGAGAAATCGTTTGATAGGCAGATTGTTGTGGATGCTTATATAGAAGAGATAAATAACGGTTAA
- a CDS encoding acetyltransferase: MKNKLLIIGASGHGKVVADIALTMDKWKSISFLDDDECIKSSMGIEVIGTSEDVFTHIADFDIFVGIGNNTVRKRIYDRLESSGASIPVLIHPNSLVGKQVQIGAGTALMAGTVVNCCTKIGKGCIINTGSTIDHDNNIEDFVHISPGAHLAGTVKVGQGSWLGIGSVVNNNLNIISDCTIGAGAVVVKDITETGTYVGVPARRV; encoded by the coding sequence ATGAAAAACAAATTACTTATAATTGGAGCAAGCGGACATGGCAAAGTAGTTGCAGACATTGCTTTAACGATGGATAAATGGAAAAGCATTTCCTTTTTAGATGATGATGAGTGTATTAAATCATCAATGGGTATAGAGGTCATTGGTACTTCAGAAGATGTTTTTACCCATATTGCTGATTTCGATATTTTTGTAGGGATTGGTAATAATACTGTTAGAAAAAGAATTTATGATAGGCTTGAGTCAAGCGGTGCTAGTATTCCTGTTTTAATTCATCCCAATTCTTTAGTTGGGAAACAAGTGCAAATAGGAGCTGGAACAGCCTTAATGGCTGGAACAGTTGTTAATTGCTGTACTAAAATAGGAAAGGGCTGCATTATTAATACGGGTTCCACTATAGATCATGACAATAACATAGAGGATTTTGTTCATATTTCACCAGGTGCTCATTTAGCAGGAACAGTCAAGGTTGGACAAGGTTCGTGGTTGGGGATTGGTAGTGTAGTAAACAATAACCTAAATATCATTAGTGATTGTACTATTGGTGCAGGAGCTGTGGTAGTTAAAGATATAACTGAAACTGGAACTTATGTAGGTGTTCCGGCTAGGAGAGTTTAA
- a CDS encoding oligosaccharide flippase family protein — protein MKVNSIKTGTIWSMIGQVVNIVFGFIILILTTRFLGPNQYGLLQTILTLTVLSVMVADFGFSSSVARYVAENQNDPRRKSQYIINGLILKMSTSLIIVLLLINVLPFLEGFLDIELEEYSFLLIVITLLRSLREFLLKILQGLRRLDLSTKFNLFYNVGNMSLIATLLYLNFGVNSVLLSEIGITLLLLVIFIFMNKRTKIFSYHRLEKNILKNILIYSVPMFFISMSFYLYMKTDILMVQYFMDNISVGFYSLATMIIGKVHMPMVAIGHATGPALVSIDKNKRSTQLVKVIRVTLLLTLPICMGLFLVSKEFILVFFGSSFLPTVQTLQLLTIFLFFYSVNSVLSPVLDYLGFARKRAIMVGISATLNIFLNMFFIPQFGIVGAVYSTLFTYSIYSIIIIKTVFTHVIEDNTSYLEIRKTFFRIFLASIIMSIFVYSCNLFIQDDFISLILSIFVGITSYILLITKLNIISKSEILTLFPKKYVKN, from the coding sequence GTGAAGGTAAATTCAATTAAGACTGGTACGATATGGTCTATGATAGGCCAAGTCGTGAATATAGTATTTGGATTTATAATATTAATATTAACAACTAGATTTTTAGGACCCAATCAGTATGGATTATTACAGACAATACTTACTTTAACTGTGTTATCTGTCATGGTTGCAGATTTTGGTTTTTCTTCATCTGTTGCAAGATACGTTGCTGAAAATCAAAATGATCCCAGACGTAAATCACAGTATATTATTAATGGTTTAATATTAAAAATGAGTACTTCTTTAATAATTGTTTTATTATTAATTAATGTCCTGCCTTTCTTAGAAGGATTTTTAGATATTGAATTAGAAGAATACAGCTTTTTGTTGATAGTTATAACACTCCTTAGATCCTTAAGAGAATTTTTATTGAAAATTTTGCAAGGGTTAAGAAGGCTTGATTTAAGTACAAAGTTTAATTTATTTTATAATGTAGGTAATATGTCGTTAATTGCTACTTTGTTATATTTGAATTTTGGGGTAAATTCTGTATTATTATCTGAAATTGGAATAACCTTATTATTATTGGTTATATTTATTTTTATGAATAAAAGGACGAAAATATTTTCATATCATAGATTAGAGAAGAATATTCTTAAAAACATATTGATTTATTCTGTTCCAATGTTCTTCATTTCCATGAGTTTTTATCTTTACATGAAAACCGATATTTTAATGGTTCAGTATTTTATGGATAATATTTCAGTAGGTTTTTATAGTTTAGCAACAATGATAATTGGAAAAGTTCATATGCCCATGGTAGCTATTGGGCATGCTACAGGACCTGCGCTTGTTTCAATAGATAAAAATAAAAGATCGACTCAACTAGTAAAAGTAATAAGAGTAACGTTATTACTAACTTTACCAATATGCATGGGTTTATTCTTAGTTAGTAAGGAATTTATCCTAGTATTTTTTGGTTCAAGTTTTTTGCCAACCGTGCAAACTTTACAATTATTAACTATTTTTCTTTTTTTCTACAGTGTAAATTCTGTCCTTAGCCCTGTACTAGATTATTTAGGATTCGCACGTAAAAGAGCAATAATGGTTGGTATTTCTGCGACTTTAAATATTTTTCTCAATATGTTTTTTATACCTCAATTTGGCATCGTGGGTGCAGTGTATAGTACTTTATTCACGTATTCAATTTATTCAATAATTATAATTAAAACAGTTTTCACACATGTTATTGAAGATAACACGTCTTATCTTGAAATAAGGAAAACCTTTTTTAGAATATTTTTAGCGTCCATTATAATGAGTATTTTCGTATATTCATGTAATTTATTTATCCAAGATGATTTTATCAGTCTAATTCTATCTATTTTTGTAGGAATTACTAGTTATATATTATTAATTACAAAGCTAAATATTATTTCGAAGAGTGAAATTCTAACCCTTTTTCCGAAAAAGTACGTTAAAAATTAA
- a CDS encoding polysaccharide pyruvyl transferase family protein, whose translation MKEILVCGVANSANLGDRIIAETVNYIIHSTNELTQIYNFDLTDGKVRDFDNKSIIKLNSTGLLKQLTPDYMRRLKVYRKYKKNRGLETELKKSVAKADLIVIGGGHLLIDNYLNFPIGISNIIKEARLNNIPVIFAFVGAKGPWSKTAKKLLLDALEYADYISVRDSESRRFLVSLSESLSNKVVTLSDPAIFVNDMIGDDEKNTHTKTTKIGLGIMDPNVIRRHSKYRWSREDAKIWWVSLAKKLSARGYEVNIFTNGASTDNGFVEYFIKKELATVEKVSFLDYPTSYKDVLSCIQKQDVVIAQRLHACLPSISLMKQTFGLVWDIKLKSIYNELGLSDYIIDFNEEVDIVINKIINKLEQNHHLDTQVIENINVRKRELLDFVKRGVGEKD comes from the coding sequence ATGAAAGAAATATTAGTATGTGGTGTGGCAAACTCGGCAAATCTGGGAGACCGAATAATTGCTGAAACCGTAAACTATATTATTCACAGTACAAATGAACTAACTCAAATTTATAATTTTGATTTAACAGATGGGAAAGTAAGGGATTTTGATAATAAATCTATTATCAAATTAAACTCTACTGGATTATTAAAACAACTTACTCCAGATTATATGAGAAGGTTGAAAGTATATAGGAAATATAAAAAAAATAGAGGGTTAGAAACAGAATTGAAAAAAAGCGTGGCTAAAGCAGATTTGATAGTTATTGGTGGAGGCCATCTATTAATAGATAATTATCTAAACTTTCCGATTGGAATAAGTAATATTATTAAAGAGGCGCGTTTAAATAATATTCCTGTTATTTTTGCTTTTGTTGGAGCAAAAGGTCCTTGGAGTAAAACTGCTAAAAAGTTGTTATTAGATGCACTTGAATACGCAGACTACATTTCAGTAAGAGATTCGGAATCAAGGAGGTTTTTGGTTTCTTTAAGTGAGAGCTTAAGTAATAAAGTAGTTACTCTTTCAGATCCCGCAATATTTGTAAATGATATGATTGGAGATGATGAAAAAAATACCCATACCAAGACTACGAAAATTGGACTAGGTATAATGGATCCTAATGTGATAAGGAGGCATAGTAAATATCGTTGGAGTAGAGAGGATGCAAAAATTTGGTGGGTGTCTTTAGCAAAGAAACTTAGTGCTAGAGGGTATGAAGTAAATATTTTCACAAATGGCGCATCTACTGATAATGGTTTTGTTGAATACTTTATAAAGAAAGAATTAGCAACCGTTGAAAAGGTTTCATTCTTGGACTATCCTACTAGTTATAAAGACGTCCTATCTTGTATTCAAAAACAAGATGTAGTGATTGCACAAAGATTACATGCATGTTTACCGTCAATTTCATTAATGAAACAGACATTTGGATTAGTATGGGATATAAAATTAAAGAGTATTTATAATGAATTGGGGCTAAGTGATTACATTATCGATTTTAATGAAGAAGTTGATATAGTTATAAATAAAATTATTAATAAACTAGAGCAAAACCATCACTTAGATACTCAAGTTATAGAAAATATTAATGTTAGGAAGAGGGAGTTGTTAGACTTTGTCAAGAGAGGTGTTGGAGAAAAAGATTAA